aactagctactggccgatagccggttgtttgagaacagagacgttaatacatccactacggtacaggcttacagcacacagcccatgggtgtattatacgataataaaagtgatgaattgtGCAAATTGCAAATGCAGTATGCAAATTGGGACATACTTGttcatcataacattgtgccttgaactttgaccctcttgctcatatgtcatagcgcagaggattgtgggtcagaatagccagggaagcatgctggcttgtatactgcaaaatgtgaccagatgtagtaggacatcctggtatttttggcatactgcatttgacctACTATCTATTGGACAACACTAAGTCTTTTTCtttcatactaaatagtatgatAGTATGAGTATTGGAACGTACAGTGAGTTTTGCTTAGTCAGTAGGAATGGCCTCCTTTCCACCACAAGGTGGCGGCGCAGGGTTTCCTGTCAGTTTAGCAGTGAAGTAATCATTACTGAGCATGAGGATATAAATTAACAGCATCTGGCAGCTCTGCCCTCAGGTGAGTAATTAGCTTCTTCCTCCATCAGGATATTACATGCTTCGCTGGTCTGAAAAGGGATTTTTCTTTAGGCAAAGGGGAAATATGTAGGTTTTACTGGCCATCTGAGTATTGGCAAATCTCCCGTGACAACATATTTTCCCCAAAGTGAAGAGAGCACTTCAAAATTGGAAACGGCTGACAGCAGAGGCGTCTCTTCCTGTTGTGTTTCTCTAAACTCAGCTCTCAGTCACAATAGTATTCTCTGTTAGGCTAAGATAAGGATACACGGGGAGGAGGGGGCATTGCAATGTATGGGAAGAGAAACTCACAGGTTTATGTCCCCCTATAAGGCTAAATAACATTTAGTTTGAGTGTGAGAAATTCAAGTTTGTAAATTAGTAGAAAAGATTTGTAGCTGTATAGAAAAAATGACCATgtcaaaatgacattttaaataaGAAAAGTGAGGTTATACAAATAcagagaacaaaaaaagaacatcTTTTGTAAACATCTGAGTATAAATTTAAATGTAGTTGTCAGCTGAGTTCCCATAATGTGCGTGACACTGAAGTTACATATGCACACATAGAAGAACGAGTTTTGGTAGTTCGTGGTGAAAACCTCGCCGCTAGTCTAGATTAAGTAATTAAAGTAAACATTACATCACATGTACTTTACACGATATTGCAGTAGAAGACACTAACACATTTGTGTGTgcagcagaaacaaaacaatatatttttagTATCACTGTAAATCTTCTCAGAGACTACACACTCACCTATGAAGATGAGCAGAACGCCCACTATGATTTGTAGGATGAGGGAGATGCTAATGAGGGCAATAAGGGGCACATAGAAGCTGAAGTCTGATCCTTGCTCCAGTACAGCCTTCAGCTGTGAGGCATTAGCCATCAGTAGAGCCACATCCAGCATGCTCTCTGCTGCACTCTTCTTATTGGCATAGTGGTTCATGTTCAGAGGTCTCTGTTGCCTCCCCCAGTTGTCTCGCAGCGGcacctgaacacaaacacaaaccatgatgtcAGTATGACTCATAAGTGACGGGTAGAAATGTGATACTTGAAAGAGCTTGGTCAGATTTATCTCTAGTATTTTCTATTAATGGCTCCATTATGGtagaacattaaaacatataaTCATCAAATGTCAGTTAACGATTTTGTGATGTAGTGTCTAAGTGTAtctttaaactagggctgtcaatcgattcaaatatttaatcgcgattaattgcatggtcgtccatgattaatcgcaattgatcacagattaatcacacatttctgttcaaaatgtatcttaaagggagatttgtcaagtatttaatactcttatcaacacgggagtgggcaaatatgcttgctttatgcaaatatatgtatatatctattattggatattaataaccaaaacacaaaacaatgacgaatattgtccagaaaccctcacaggtgctgcatttagcataaaaaatatgctcaaatcataacatggcaaactgcagcccaacaggcaacaacagctgtcagtgtgtcagtgtgctgacttgactatgacttgccccaaactgcatgtgattatcataaagtgggcatgtctgtaaaggggagactcgtgggtacccatagaacccatttccattcacatatcttgaggtcagaggtcaagggacccctttgaaaatggccatgacagcttttcctcgaccttctcgacaagctagtatgacaccaATGTGATATATGATACCAAtgccttaggttttctagtttcacataccagtatcttcactacaACCTCCATATGAATTGATTGCGTTattacgttaaagaaattagtggggtgaaaactaatttgcattaacgcgttatcatcttgttaactttgacagccctactttaaactCAACAGCCCTCATCTAACTAAATACACTTGAAAACTAGAAAGGTACTCAGAGAGTGCATAACTCTGACAAGGCCATGCCCCTATCTCGCAATGTTAACGAAACTGGAAAAACTATTTATGTATCTGCCCTGTGATTCGGACACGCTCCATCATGGGTGGCCCAcgctacacccttccaccatGTTCCATGACAAACAAAAATTTGACCATTTTCACTTTCACTAACACTCATACTACAAAAAAACCTACATCCTTATCCTGAAACTTGTGTAAACACGGTATTTAAAAAGTTACTTTAACACGGAGGAAATGAAAGCACTCAGCTGCTTCCATCCAAATATGTGACTGGCTGGAAAATATGATTTCATCTTTTAAGGAAATACATAGCTGGATGTGTGGGGGTTATTTTACAGACTCTAAAATCTCCAACTAGGCATTGCAAATTACAGAAGTGAGTCAACAGAAGAGACAGGGACTTTTTCATCAAAGCTAACCGTCCAACGTAATAAAAACCAAACATCATATGAGAACTGAGCAGTATAGCAAGACTGAGACCCAGATTTGTGTAATCACAGTATTTTTGTTTGCCATGAAAGATATTAGTTGAAGTGAAAGTGTTTAGTGGCTTAATTCAAACAGGAACACCCATGAGGTCACTGAGTTGGACTGAGTCCAAAGGTCAAATATAATTTGTCAAGCCATGTCCTTTGTGTCAGGCTGACCAAGTCACGCATCTTAAACACAAGAATGGCCTCCACCCAAAGGCAGTGGAAAAAGTGAGTTATTACGCTTAGGAACATGTTACAAATACACCATACATGCAGTAAGCACATGTGAAAGCATGCATTTATAGAACTAATCAAGCTCACACATAATATTATTAGATTATcgttaaatattaaaaactaaatatgcagtatgtagtgtTGTGGAAAGTCAAAGGAAGCAGAATTTCCTGTGCCATTAACAGTCAAATGGACCAACTAATGTATCCAGGAAGAAGAGGTCGAGGAATCGATTTCCTTTCTTTTTGTGGAACAGCAAAGAAATGAGTTCCTTTTGTCTTACAGGTGAAATGAGTTGGTTGTAAATGGttaatttaaaaacacactATAAATATGACATCACAGGAAACCAGGGTCATTGCTATTGTCTCTGTGGTGGCCACTGGACAGAGAAGTATAAACAATAAGACGTGAAGGCAGGAATCTTCCACTCCTACAGACTGTTATTATCAAGTCACAAAAGCCGAGTCGGTCTGCAGAGCAACGGAAAAATACATTCAGACATTTCCTTCTTACACAGTTCTCTTTAGTTGATCCTTACATATGCAGTTGGACTGTCTACCATTACCATTCGACAGTCTCATCCTGTTTACGGTTGCTTGAACGTAGCACATTCCCGTCTggcttgtttgtgtttctccagGGTCGGTATATCTGACTCATATCTTGTTTGTACTCTCCAAGGTCAACTGATGTGACCCTCTCTCTTTACTCTCTTCCCGGGACTCTCCCGTTTTTCCTttcggggtcacaattctcccactTTTCTCcagatttatggcaaattttcacaccctttttttccttttctgttatctcaacctgtttctggcactgtacagcgtgtattaaaccataagccctactgtttccgtCCGGACAGCAATAGAGCTACACCCTATGTCTTTTCCCTGCGGAAGAGAGCTGTTCgcgaccaagcccccaggaagtgtgcCAGGCGTTGatgcaaattttcgtagtggccaaacggtgttactacaacttctgtgtccgtcacgtgatgccattgggctcaaaaggactttttcccatagacgtACATTGGTAAAGAGACGTCTTTAAcacagcggatcatttttttcaggtaaatcaacttctgaatatgaacacttgaatataccttatttaaatcattaggtcctaaaagttgtaaaatgcactaatagctgaatccagactTATTTtacttcctccgttcatgtgaatgagacccagaccgcggCTGGAGCGCTAGTTGGGAGGCGTTAAAGAAAAATGTATTGCGTTTCTGCCTGctgaagatcgccggatgattcgggtactttatcactcggcagtggagccattttggcttcatgcgccactaagcaactctcataggaatgaacgggaacCCGCccacaacgctgtatccagttctctttatacatcgaTGCTTGCGATGCGCTCGCCACACATCACCGCATCACAGCAAAGCTTGCGTGAAGTTGCATaaaccattggaaataatgagtttcagagcgcagtggtgctgttgtcacattgtgtctgaaaggcccttcagtgagtgagaggagagggaaatggagagtactaagaacgaaatactcaagcagggacaaaaaagatgaatgaaaactgatgaatattagcccAGTTTATACCAGAGACTCACACAAGTTCAAATGATTCCGTTTTCTTACCTGaggattaaaagtaaaattaaaagcagGCTTATTTAACAATAAATGCTGTTCCAGTGtgtacttaatattttgttatttcattcttcaaaagtcaccagaatgtaGGAAAGTTTTCTCCCTCAGATTCCCCCTTCGGTTTTGAattcctccctatttttgaggtctcacgGTTGATAGTATGATTTGGAGACATGTGAGTAACTAGATTACTGCTAATAGTATATAGTGACATATATGATTGACAAGGaaattaaatgcataaatacatgttGGCTACCATAACGTGTCTCATATCAGTTTAGGGCTGTACTCGGGGTTTCATCTGGGTGGAGTTTAGCTTATAAAGTCCAACAATGCCCCCCTTGTGCCCGGGTTGGCAGAAATCATACGCTGAAGTTCAACTCAGCGTAtgattttcctgttttttttacctctgaAAACCTGCCAGGCCACAGAGGAAAGGGAGTGCTCTTGTGATAGACCAGTAGATGAGTGCCAGAGTCACCCACTAAATCTTCTGTCACAGCttcattttcagtttttgttCCCACATATGGTTCTCTATGTAGGCTTTCCAAGGAGTGGTGATCTCtcttttaatttccttttcaTAATTCCTTTCATTATGTGCTGAGCTTTTTGGGAAGCCCACAGGCATTATATGTGATACTGGTTTCGACAAGTAAACTTGACTTGATGTCCTCTTGATTGATGCCCAATACAAGAAGTTACTGAATAGAATATATGTATAAAACATAACTACAGATATTCCAAATTTCCATGTTTATTTAAGCACTGAAGGTTACGGAAGCTCTGAAACAAGAAGTCACGCAACTCGTTATTATTTTTAGTATCAATTAACCTGCGTCaattattatgtttttgatTAATCTATTGGTTCGTCTATTaaaagggaggaaaaaagagTGATAAGTTGAAAAGATAATAATTTCAATAAAATTACTTGAACAATTAAAGGTGCTGTTGATaccattgataacattcagctagtggctgaatgttatcactAGACTAgctgtcacattctccctcccccgttccattgcatttacttcacaacaagtcaataaaaataacaatctCAACcgttaattagtttttttccacactaactgaagacccagagataccatgtgataccaacgttgttttattattggctaacaagccttgttagaactGGGAACcgaatgtcagatatcttccccAAAGATAAACAAACCATTgaacccgccaacatttttaaaatgattaattcacaatcataataatttttttcaggcaaagccatacttttattcggcacctttctcaaggctctgtggatgaatatatatatatatatatatatatatatatttgtctacataaaaatgttatcaataaaacCTTTAAACAACAATTGAAATAGTTGTAGATTAATTTTGTTATACAGAAGTGAACCTGCAGTTTATCCCCAGTGTGACATAAATTATGACCACTTCCCATTGAAAGTTTTgataaaattaacaaaaataatgTACTTTGTTATATTATACTACGTTCATAGATAACTTGTTATGCATTGAGGCAGGTCTATTGGGGGTGGATTAAGCCGCTGATCCCACAGTATAGACCTATGGTATAGTCACGGTGGCAGAGTACCTGACCACCGTGACTGATAGTAAACTTAGAAAAACGTTGACAATGTTCAGACTGAGTGGAAACAGCCTGGCCATAGAAACAGGTGGAGCGGACTACCCAGAGAGGCCAGGCTGTGTTCACTTTGTTATACAAGAGAGGTGGAGACAGAATCTCACTTCTTACTGTGCTGTGAAAAATAAAAGGATGTGAGATGTTttctttgaaataataaataacatatatCCTGAGATTATCCATCTCCCCGATCCTCAGAAAACACCATACTTATGTGGGGAGAAAAATCAGTGTGTAATATTTGCTGCAAAATATGTTGACTGTTGCCATAGAATAAGAGGTGCTACGAGCTCAGAACATGTTTCTGATTAActacatctgtaaaagaatgtatatttaaaatgtatttgatatattgtgattattttgtgattatttcttgtgaaatgtaattattcattaatatgtaattt
This portion of the Sebastes fasciatus isolate fSebFas1 chromosome 1, fSebFas1.pri, whole genome shotgun sequence genome encodes:
- the ninj1 gene encoding ninjurin-1 produces the protein MASDNLEMNGDADRNGETAEVPLRDNWGRQQRPLNMNHYANKKSAAESMLDVALLMANASQLKAVLEQGSDFSFYVPLIALISISLILQIIVGVLLIFIVKWNLNDASMHYKLNILENVATAFVFIIVVVNVFITAFGVQRPNTGGS